One part of the Enterococcus sp. DIV1094 genome encodes these proteins:
- the purH gene encoding bifunctional phosphoribosylaminoimidazolecarboxamide formyltransferase/IMP cyclohydrolase, which yields MTRALISVSDKTGIVEFAKGLRAAGIEIISTGGTKTVLDEAGIDTISIDEVTGFPEMMDGRVKTLHPKIHGGLLGRRDIESHMAAMEEEAIQPIDVVCVNLYPFKDTILKPETTEADAIENIDIGGPSMLRSAAKNHAFVTAVVDPFDYEVVLAEIKKDGQTTLETRRKLAAKVFRHTAAYDALIGQYLTDAVGEKEPENLTLTYTRKQDLRYGENSHQEAAFYQSALPVEYSIARAEQLHGKELSFNNIRDADAALRIMREFTEPTVVALKHMNPCGIGSGETIFSAWEAAYAADPVSIFGGIIVLNREVDLATAQAMTQLFLEIIIAPSFSEEALAVLKTKKNLRLLQVDFANVAESANEMVSVLGGLLIQQDDVAMEEPESWTVVTDRQPTKEEEAAMAFAWKAVKHVKSNAIVVANQQQTLGIGAGQMNRVGSVKLAIEQAGEKAETAALASDAYFPMDDSVEYAAKHGIKAIIQPGGSIKDQASIDMANKHGIAMVFTGVRHFRH from the coding sequence ATGACAAGAGCGTTAATAAGTGTTTCAGATAAAACTGGGATCGTTGAGTTTGCGAAAGGATTACGTGCTGCGGGTATCGAGATCATCTCTACAGGTGGGACGAAAACAGTATTAGATGAAGCAGGGATCGATACGATCTCCATCGATGAAGTGACTGGCTTTCCTGAGATGATGGATGGCCGAGTAAAAACGTTACATCCTAAGATCCACGGAGGATTGTTAGGGCGACGAGACATCGAGAGTCATATGGCAGCGATGGAAGAAGAAGCGATCCAACCAATCGATGTTGTCTGCGTCAATCTCTATCCATTCAAAGATACGATCCTAAAACCGGAAACGACTGAAGCGGACGCGATTGAAAATATTGATATCGGTGGTCCAAGTATGCTGCGCAGTGCAGCCAAGAACCATGCCTTTGTGACAGCCGTCGTTGACCCATTCGATTATGAGGTTGTTTTGGCAGAAATCAAAAAAGACGGTCAAACGACCCTTGAAACACGCAGAAAATTAGCGGCTAAAGTTTTCCGACATACAGCTGCTTATGATGCGTTGATCGGTCAATATTTGACTGATGCTGTGGGCGAAAAAGAGCCTGAAAACCTAACACTTACTTATACGCGCAAACAAGATCTACGCTATGGCGAAAATAGTCATCAAGAAGCTGCGTTTTATCAGTCTGCTTTACCAGTGGAATACTCAATTGCACGTGCAGAACAATTGCACGGGAAAGAACTTTCTTTCAATAATATTCGCGATGCAGATGCTGCTTTACGTATCATGAGAGAATTTACAGAACCGACAGTCGTTGCATTGAAACACATGAATCCATGTGGCATCGGAAGCGGGGAGACGATCTTCTCAGCTTGGGAAGCTGCTTATGCTGCTGATCCAGTATCGATCTTTGGCGGGATCATCGTGTTGAATCGTGAAGTCGATTTGGCTACTGCCCAAGCAATGACTCAATTGTTTTTGGAAATCATCATCGCTCCTAGTTTTAGTGAAGAAGCACTTGCTGTTTTGAAAACCAAGAAAAATCTCCGCTTGTTACAAGTTGATTTCGCAAATGTGGCGGAAAGTGCCAATGAAATGGTATCAGTCCTTGGTGGTTTATTGATCCAACAAGATGATGTTGCAATGGAAGAACCAGAAAGTTGGACTGTCGTAACTGATCGCCAACCTACGAAAGAGGAAGAAGCTGCGATGGCTTTTGCATGGAAAGCGGTAAAACACGTTAAATCTAATGCTATCGTTGTAGCCAATCAGCAGCAAACTCTTGGTATTGGCGCAGGTCAAATGAATCGTGTCGGTTCAGTCAAGCTTGCGATCGAACAGGCAGGGGAAAAAGCAGAAACCGCAGCTTTAGCAAGTGATGCGTATTTCCCAATGGATGACTCTGTCGAATACGCTGCGAAGCATGGTATCAAAGCGATCATCCAACCTGGTGGAAGTATCAAAGATCAAGCGTCGATCGACATGGCAAATAAACATGGCATTGCGATGGTATTTACTGGCGTACGCCATTTTAGACACTAA
- the purD gene encoding phosphoribosylamine--glycine ligase, producing MKCLVIGSGGREHAVSKKLAASPLVEAVYCAPGNPGMKKDGIRLVDLAETDHEKLIGFAQTEGIAWTFVGPEVPLLNGIVDDFQAAGLAIFGPTKSAALIEGSKSFAKELMARQGIPTADSQTFTSFSEARTYIEAKGAPIVIKADGLAAGKGVVVAETLEDAVNAASEMLENDRFGASGQRIVVEEFLSGEEFSLLAFVRDTEVYPMVISQDHKRAYNEDKGPNTGGMGAYTPVPQIPQSVVDQAIEEVLKPAAQGMKELGRSFTGILYAGLIATTDGPKVIEFNARFGDPETQVVLPRLKSDLAEIIDRLLSDKPIELTWETEGCRLGVVVAAEGYPGTYQKGTLLPDFSSDTEVSVYYAGVEEESGDLVSSGGRIYLVEASGQTIEEAQEKIYSVLKVKNTDHTFYRTDIGSKSLMPK from the coding sequence ATGAAATGTTTAGTTATTGGCTCCGGCGGACGGGAACATGCAGTCAGTAAGAAACTTGCAGCTAGCCCGTTGGTCGAAGCGGTATATTGTGCCCCTGGAAATCCGGGGATGAAAAAAGACGGGATCAGACTAGTGGATCTTGCGGAAACAGATCATGAAAAACTGATTGGATTCGCTCAAACTGAAGGCATCGCATGGACGTTCGTAGGTCCAGAGGTTCCCTTACTTAATGGGATCGTTGATGATTTCCAAGCAGCTGGACTAGCTATTTTTGGTCCAACGAAATCAGCGGCATTGATCGAAGGTTCAAAGAGTTTTGCTAAAGAACTGATGGCACGTCAAGGAATTCCCACCGCAGATTCACAAACTTTTACAAGTTTTAGTGAAGCGAGAACCTACATTGAAGCAAAAGGTGCGCCAATCGTCATCAAAGCAGATGGATTAGCTGCTGGTAAAGGGGTCGTTGTGGCAGAAACACTTGAAGACGCAGTCAACGCCGCTTCAGAGATGTTAGAAAATGATCGATTTGGTGCGAGTGGGCAGCGAATCGTCGTAGAAGAATTTTTGTCTGGCGAAGAATTTTCTTTACTTGCTTTTGTTCGCGACACAGAGGTTTATCCAATGGTGATCTCGCAAGATCATAAACGAGCTTATAATGAAGATAAAGGGCCAAATACTGGTGGAATGGGCGCGTATACACCTGTACCGCAAATTCCTCAATCAGTGGTCGATCAGGCGATCGAAGAAGTGTTGAAACCAGCAGCACAAGGCATGAAAGAGTTAGGACGCTCATTTACAGGTATTTTATATGCTGGTTTGATTGCTACGACTGATGGTCCGAAAGTGATCGAGTTCAATGCTCGTTTTGGTGATCCGGAAACGCAAGTTGTCTTGCCTCGCCTGAAAAGTGATTTAGCAGAAATTATTGATCGTCTGTTATCAGACAAACCGATCGAGTTGACCTGGGAAACTGAAGGATGTCGCCTAGGTGTGGTGGTGGCGGCAGAAGGTTATCCAGGAACTTATCAAAAAGGTACGTTACTCCCAGATTTTTCATCTGACACAGAAGTTTCAGTCTATTATGCTGGGGTCGAGGAAGAATCAGGAGATCTGGTAAGCTCAGGAGGGCGTATCTATCTGGTAGAAGCAAGTGGTCAAACCATCGAAGAAGCGCAAGAAAAAATATACTCTGTTTTAAAAGTCAAGAATACTGACCATACTTTCTATCGGACGGACATCGGCTCTAAATCCTTGATGCCAAAGTAA
- a CDS encoding aldo/keto reductase — protein MKKIRLGASDQLVSSVILGCMRLNGSEQPEKVIETAFENGINFFDHADIYGGGDCETIFAQALAKTSLKRDELFIQTKCGIVPGVMFDFSKKHIIQSVEDSLRRLNMEYVDALLLHRPDTLVEPEEVAAAFDELEQSGKVRFFGVSNQKPMQIELLKKYVRQPLLANQLQFGLKHSEMIDQGIHVNMTDEASVDHDGSILDYSRLHDMTIQAWSPYQYGFFEGVFIGNEKFPELNQSLEELAEKYQTTPTGLASAWILRHPANMQVIAGTMNLKRIEEIAKASTIDMTREDWYALYRAAGNILP, from the coding sequence ATGAAAAAGATTCGTTTAGGGGCTTCTGACCAGCTCGTATCCTCCGTCATTTTAGGCTGTATGCGTTTGAATGGTTCTGAACAACCTGAGAAAGTGATTGAAACAGCTTTTGAAAATGGCATCAACTTTTTTGACCATGCGGATATTTACGGTGGTGGGGACTGTGAAACGATTTTTGCTCAAGCGTTAGCAAAAACTTCGCTAAAACGTGATGAATTATTTATCCAAACAAAGTGCGGGATCGTCCCAGGAGTGATGTTTGATTTTTCAAAAAAACATATCATTCAATCCGTGGAAGATAGTCTTCGTCGATTGAACATGGAGTATGTCGACGCATTATTACTTCACCGTCCAGATACATTGGTTGAACCAGAAGAAGTGGCTGCGGCTTTTGATGAACTGGAGCAATCTGGGAAAGTTCGTTTCTTCGGTGTGAGCAATCAAAAACCGATGCAAATCGAATTGTTGAAAAAATATGTCCGTCAACCGTTGTTGGCGAATCAATTGCAGTTTGGTCTTAAACACTCAGAAATGATCGATCAAGGAATCCATGTGAATATGACTGATGAAGCAAGTGTGGACCATGATGGCAGTATCTTAGATTACTCACGTTTACATGACATGACGATCCAAGCGTGGTCGCCATATCAATATGGTTTCTTTGAGGGAGTGTTTATCGGCAACGAGAAATTCCCTGAATTAAATCAGTCGTTAGAAGAACTGGCAGAAAAATATCAGACAACACCAACTGGTTTAGCTTCTGCTTGGATCTTACGTCATCCAGCTAATATGCAAGTCATTGCTGGAACGATGAATCTTAAGCGAATTGAAGAAATCGCTAAAGCATCAACGATCGATATGACTAGAGAAGATTGGTATGCACTATACCGCGCAGCTGGCAACATTTTGCCATAA
- the guaC gene encoding GMP reductase yields MKVFDYEDIQLIPNKCIVNSRSECDTTVKLGSHTFKMPVVPANMQTIIDETIAEFLAENGYFYIMHRFEEETRIPFIEKMKEKNLISSISVGVKKDEYAFVEELAAKSLVPDYITIDIAHGHSNAVIAMIQHIKKHLPDTFVIAGNVGTPEAVRELENAGADATKVGIGPGKVCITKIKTGFGTGGWQLAALRWCAKAARKPIIADGGIRTPGDVAKSVRFGATMVMIGSLFAGHEESPGETKVENGVVYKEYFGSASEFQKGEKKNVEGKKIWIQHKGSLKDTLVEMQQDLQSSISYAGGRDLESIRKVDYVIVKNSIFNGDTI; encoded by the coding sequence ATGAAAGTATTTGATTACGAAGATATTCAACTAATTCCTAATAAATGTATCGTAAACAGCCGTTCAGAATGTGATACTACAGTGAAATTAGGTTCACATACATTTAAGATGCCTGTTGTACCAGCTAATATGCAAACGATCATTGATGAAACGATTGCGGAATTTTTAGCTGAAAATGGTTATTTCTATATCATGCATCGTTTTGAAGAAGAAACACGAATCCCGTTTATCGAAAAAATGAAAGAAAAAAACTTGATCTCTTCTATCAGTGTTGGTGTGAAGAAAGACGAGTATGCCTTTGTAGAAGAATTAGCAGCAAAATCTCTTGTGCCTGATTATATAACAATCGATATTGCTCATGGACACTCGAATGCTGTGATTGCGATGATCCAACATATCAAAAAGCATTTACCGGATACATTTGTGATTGCTGGGAATGTAGGGACACCAGAAGCGGTTCGCGAACTAGAAAATGCCGGCGCAGATGCAACTAAAGTGGGGATTGGCCCAGGAAAAGTGTGTATCACAAAAATCAAAACTGGTTTTGGTACTGGTGGCTGGCAACTAGCAGCGTTAAGATGGTGTGCAAAAGCAGCACGTAAACCAATCATTGCAGATGGCGGGATCCGCACACCTGGAGACGTGGCGAAATCTGTTCGTTTTGGTGCAACGATGGTGATGATCGGCTCATTATTTGCTGGACATGAAGAATCACCGGGAGAAACAAAAGTAGAAAACGGAGTTGTCTATAAAGAATACTTCGGCTCTGCTTCTGAATTCCAAAAAGGCGAGAAGAAAAACGTCGAAGGTAAGAAAATCTGGATCCAACATAAAGGATCATTGAAAGATACGTTAGTCGAAATGCAACAAGATTTACAATCTTCCATTTCATATGCTGGTGGACGCGATTTAGAATCGATTCGAAAAGTTGATTACGTGATCGTTAAAAACTCGATTTTTAATGGAGATACGATTTAA